The sequence ATTCAATTCCTTTTAGGGGTGAGAGAGAGTTTAAACCATCACTGCCGAACTTGTCCAGTTCGAGGCAACCGTTCGAATCTACCTCCCCGCGCGCTCCGTGTCAACGGTCTTCGCGGGACGACGAGGAGACTAGCAGCTCAACGGGCTTGTACGCACATCAGGCCGCGGTCGGGAGCGTCGCCGTTTGGTCGGCCGCCTCCACGTCGCCCACGTCGCCGGCGCGCGCCGCCCTGCCGCCCAGGATGAAGACGTAGAGCAGGAACGCGACCTCGGCCGCGATGCCGATCGTGATGCGGGCCCAGGTGGGGAGGCCCGACGGGGTCACGAAGCCCTCGATCAGGCCCGAGACGAAGAGGACCACCGCGAGGCCGATGGCCATGCCGAGTGCGGTGCGGCCCTGTTCCGCGAGGGCCGTGCGCCGGGTGCGGGGGCCCGGGTCGATGACCGTCCACCCCAGGCGCAGGCCCATGCCCGCGGCCACGAACACCGCGGTCAGTTCGAGCAGGCCGTGCGGAAGGATCAGGCCCAGGAAGACGTCGAGGCGGCCGGCCGAGGCCATCAGGCCTATCCCCACGCCGAGGTTGGCCATGTTCAGGAAGAGGATCCAGAGCACCGGTATCCCCAGGAACGCGCCCAGGACCAGGCAGATCGCCGCCGCCTGGGCGTTGTTCGTCCAGACCTGGGCCGCGAAGGAGCCCGCGGGGTGGCTGGAGTAGTACGTCTCGTACTGGCCGCCCGGCTGCGTGAGCGCCTTCAGCTCCTCGGGGGCCGCGATGGCGCTCTGGACCTCCGGGTGCGTGGCTATCCACCAGCCGATGAGCACGCCGAGCGCCGTGGAGAGCAGCGCCGTCGGTATCCACCAGCGGCGGCTGCGGTAGACCGCGGCCGGGAAGCCCGCCGTGAAGAAGAGGGCGGCGTCGCGCCAGCCGGCCCGGCGGGTGCCGGTCACCGTGGCGCGGGCGCGGGCCACGAGCTGGGTCAGTCGGCCGGTGAGCATCGGGTCGGGGGCGGTCGACCGGATCTGCGAGAGGTGGGTGGAGGTGCGCTGGTAGAGCGCCACGAGTTCGTCGGCCTCGTCACCCGTGAGCTTGCGGCCGCGGCCCAGGAGCTGTTCCAGGCGGTCCCACTCCGCACGGTGTGCGGTCACGAAGACGTCGAGATCCATCCGGCTGCCGCTCCCCTGTCCCAGGTCCCCTGGCCATTGCCTATTCCTAGTGTGGTCAGCTTGGCAGACTGGAGGCCTCAGGGGCGGGGCAGGTCGGACGAGAGGTGCTGTGGTGAGTGATCTGGTGACGGGGGACGCGGTCGTCCTGGGGCTCCGGCCCGCGCGGCTGCCCAGCCGCGGGCTGGCGATCCTCCTGGACCTGGCCGTGTACGTCACCGGATACGTGCTCATCTCCGTCGGGCTGACCGTGGCCACCGCCTCGCTGGACCTGGCCGCCCAGGCGGCCGTCGCCGTGGCGACCTTCCTGCTGTTCCTGGTGGGCGTACCGATCGCGGTGGAGACGCTGTCCCACGGGCGGTCGCTCGGCAAGCTCGCCTGCGGGCTGCGGGTCGTCCGGGACGACGGCGGACCGATCCGGTTCCGGCACGCTCTGGTGCGCGGATCCATGGGGGTCGTGGAGCTGATCCTGACCTTCGGGTCCATCGCGTGCATCGCCTCGCTGGTGTCGGCGCGGGGCCGGCGGCTCGGGGACGTGTTCGCGGGGACGCTGGTGGTCCGGGAGCGGGTGCCGGGGACGCGCGTGATGCCGGTGCCTCCGCCGCCGCCGTGGCTGGCCGGGCGGTTCACCGGGCTGGACCTGTCGGCGGTGCCGGACGGGCTGTGGCTGGCGATCCGCCAGTACCTGACGCGGATGAACCAGCTGGATCCGCAGGTCGGTGCCACGATGGCGGTGCGGCTCGCGGACGATCTGGTCGCGCGGACCGGGGCGCCGCCGCCGGCCGGGGTGCCGGCCGCCGCGTTCCTGATGGCCGTGGTGCACGAACGGCAGACGCGGGACGCCGCCCGGGCGTTCCGGCCGGCCCCCGCCGGTCCGGGCGCCGGATACGCGCCCGCCCCGGCCCCCGCGCCGATGCCGATGCCGATGCCGGGGACGATGCCTGTCGTGGCGCCGGTCCCCTACGTGGCTCCCGCGCCGGCGGCACGCGTGGCGCCCGTCGCACCCGTACCGCCCGTGGAGGCTCCCCGCGCCGGAGGGTTCGCGCCGCCCGCCTGAGCGGTCACTGTTCCTCGAAGGCCGAGGGCGGTGTCTCCAGGTGTTCGAGTTCGATGCCGGGGGCCGAGAGCACCACGTCCCCGGCGATGTGGACCGTGTGGACCTCGCCCGTGTCCAGGGCGCTGACCTGGTACTCGTCCACCAGCAGCGGGCCGCTGTCCGTGGGGTGTTCCTGCCGGGAGACAAGGGCCCAGGCCTGGTCGACCGTACGGGGTGCCAGTACCGGGTCGGTGAGGGCCAGCAGCCGGACGCGGGTCGCGGGGGCGCCGGGGGTCAGGCGCAGCAGGCGGGTCGTGGCGACGAGGAAGGCCGGGGAGGTGCCGGTGAAGCCGGGGGCGGCGATGTTGCCCTCGGTGGCCTCGGTGCCGGTGGGGTCGGTACGGACCCAGGTGACGCCGTCGATGGCGGCGCCGCGCACCTGCCAGCTCGCGGCATTGAGCTCCATGCGGATGGGGCGGCCCAGCTCGTCGACGGCCAGGTCGACGGAACCGCGGTGGTCGCCCTCCGGGCCGGTGAGCTGGGAGACGTAGCGCCAGCCGGAGGGGCCGGGCGCGCAGTGGAAGTGCTCCTCGCCGAGCGGGGTGTGGTCGTGCGGGTCGTGGAGCGAGTAGCGGCCGCGGGGCATGGTGCGCACTCTTCTCGGGGTCGAGGGATACGGGGCAGGCCCCCGGCACGGGTGCCGGGGGCCTGCTTCACGTTCTGCCGCCGCTGATCAGAGGCTGATCAGGGGTTGATCAGTAACGGTAGTGGTCCGGCTTGTACGGGCCCTCGACCTGGACGCCGATGTACGCGGCCTGCTCCGGGCGGAGCGTGGTGAGGCGGACGCCGAGGGCGTCGAGGTGGAGGCGGGCGACCTTCTCGTCGAGGTGCTTCGGGAGCACGTAGACCTCGGTCGGGTACTCCTGCGGCTTGGTGAAGAGCTCGATCTGGGCCAGGGTCTGGTCCGCGAAGGAGTTCGACATCACGAAGGACGGGTGGCCGGTCGCGTTGCCGAGGTTCAGCAGACGGCCCTCGGAGAGGACGATCAGGACCTTGCCGTCGGGGAACGTCCAGGTGTGGACCTGGGGCTTGACCTCGTCCTTGACGATGCCGTCGACCTTGGCCAGGCCGGCCATGTCGATCTCGTTGTCGAAGTGGCCGATGTTGCCCACGATGGCCTGGTGCTTCATCTTGGCCATGTCGGCGGCCATGATGATGTCCTTGTTGCCCGTGGTGGTGATGAAGATGTCGGCCGTCTCGACGACGTCGTCCAGGGTGGCGACCTGGTATCCGTCCATCGCCGCCTGCAGCGCGCAGATCGGGTCGATCTCGGTGACGATGACGCGCGCGCCCTGGCCGCGGAGCGACTCGGCGCAGCCCTTGCCGACGTCGCCGTAGCCGAAGACGACCGCGACCTTGCCGCCGATGAGGACGTCGGTGGCGCGGTTGATGCCGTCGATCAGGGAGTGGCGGCAGCCGTACTTGTTGTCGAACTTCGACTTGGTGACGGCGTCGTTCACGTTGATCGCCGGGAACAGCAGGGTGCCCTCGGACATCATCTCGTAGAGGCGGTGGACACCGGTGGTGGTCTCCTCCGTCACGCCGCGGATCTCGGACGCGAGCTGGGTCCACTTCTGGGGGGACTCGCCGAGGGTGCGGTTGAGCAGGGTGAGGATGTAGGCGTACTCCTCGGAGTCCGCCGTCGACGGGTCCGGGGCGGAGCCGGCCTTCTCGAACTCGACGCCCTTGTGGACGAGGAGGGTGGCGTCACCACCGTCGTCGAGGATCATGTTCGGGCCGCCGGTGGGGGTGTTCGGCCAGGTCAGCGCCTGCTCCGTGCACCACCAGTACTCCTCCAGCGTCTCGCCCTTCCAGGCGAAGACGGGTACGCCCTGCGGGTTCTCCGGGGTGCCGTTCGGGCCCACCGCGATGGCCGCGGCGGCGTGGTCCTGGGTGGAGAAGATGTTGCAGGAGGCCCAGCGGACGTCGGCGCCGAGGGCGACGAGGGTCTCGATGAGCACGGCGGTCTGCACGGTCATGTGCAGCGAGCCGGTGATGCGGGCGCCGGCCAGGGGCTGCGCCTCCGCGTACTCGGCGCGGATCGACATCAGACCCGGCATCTCGTGCTCGGCCAGGGTGATCTCCTTGCGGCCGAACGCGGCAAGGGAGAGGTCTGCGACCTTGAAGTCCATGGGTGCTGCTCCTCATGGTTCGAGAGGGTGGGTACGGCTGGGCCGTGCGCCGTCCTGGGGACGGGACACCGAGCACAGTCCGTCGGGGGTCCTCTCTCCCCTCGGCCGGTCGCAGGGACCGCCCGACCCGCCATCAGCAGCGACGCCTGACACTGGGCACGAATCTACACCGATCGGTGGAGCGAGCCCCAGTCGGACGAGGAAGAAACCGGGTGGTGATGCGCGGACGGCGCCTTCCTGGAGGGGGCGCGGGCCGTGCCTGACGGGGCGTCGACCAGGGGGTACGGAGGAAGATCCGGTGATCGGGACCCGGCCTCCGTAGGGTTTCGGCCAGACCGTAGTCTTCCGGCCGTTCGCACTGGTGGGAGGGGCTACGGAGTCATGGAACACAGACCTGGGCGCAAATTGGGGATATGGGCGATCGTCCTCCTGATATCGGGCGTCGCGCTGAACGTCGGCGCGGTCGCGCTCATGGTGAGCCGGTTCGAGCCGCTGTACTTCGCCGGCGACTCGATGCTGCCCACGCTCGGGGACGGGGACGAGCTACTGCTGAGGAAGGATCCGGCGCAGGTACGTCGTGGTGACGTCGTCGGTTACCGCAGCGTCGCGTGGCAGAGGCCGTATCTCTCCGTCGGGCGCGTGGTGGCGGTGGAGGGCGACCACATCGCCTACGCGAAGGGGGACGCCACCCTGACCCTCAACGGGCAGCCGCTCGACGAGCCCTACGTCCTGGGTGGCGCTCCCGGGGACCCGGGCCTCAGCTTCGCCGTGTCGGTGCCGAAGGGCCGGGTCTTCGTCCTGGGGGACAACCGGGGCAACTCCGCGGACTCCCGCTACTTCCCGGAGCTCCAGTACGGCACGCTGGCGGTGTCGGACGTGACGGGGGTCAGCGTCCCTTGGGAGAACGCGCTGATGTTGACGTGCGGCGTGGCGTCGTGGGTCGGATCCCTCGCCCTTCCCGTGGCGCTCGGGCTGGGCATCGCCGCGCGGGTGGCGCGGCGGAAGCAGCCGGTACCGGCGGGGCCCGTCTGGGGCGCCGTGCACCTCGAGGATTCGTAGCCACAAGCGCGAAGGCCCCCGCGGGCTGCTGCTCGCGGGGGCCTTCACGTGTTCGTGGCTACTTGGTGGCTTCGGGGCGGTAGATGTCCGGCTCCAGGTAGATCACCCGGGCGATCGGGACCGCCTCGCGGATGCGGGCCTCGGCCGCGTTGATCGCGTCGGCCACCTGGGTCGCGGTGTCGTGGCCCTCGACCGCGATCTTGGCGGCGACCAGCAGCTCCTCCGGGCCCAGGTGCAGGGTGCGCATGTGGATCACGCGGGTGACGACGTCCCCGTCGACCACCGCGGCCTTGATCTTCTCGACCTCCTCGACGCCGGCGGCCTCACCGAGCAGCAGGGACTTGGTCTCCGCGGCCAGGACGATCGCGATCGCGATGAGCAGGACGCCGATGCACAGGGTGCCGATGCCGTCCCAGACACCGTCGCCGGTCAGCAGGGCGAGGCCGACGCCGCCGAGCGCGAGCACCAGGCCGACGAGCGCGCCGAGGTCCTCCAGGAGGACGACGGGCAGCTCGGGGGCCTTGGCGCGCCGGACGAACTGGGTCCAGGTCTGCTTGCCCCGGATCTCGTTCGACTCCTTGATCGCCGTACGGAAGGAGAAGGACTCCGCGACGATCGCGAAGAGCAGGACGCCGACCGGCCAGTACCAGGCCTCGATCGGGTGCGGGTCGTGGATCTTCTCGTAGCCCTCGTAGATGGCGAACATGCCACCGACGGTGAAGAGCACGATGGAGACGAGGAAGGCGTAGATGTAGCGCTCGCGCCCGTACCCGAAGGGGTGTTGCGGCGTCGCCTCGCGCTGGGCCTTCTTGCCGCCGAGGAGCAGCAGCCCCTGGTTCCCGGAGTCGGCCAGCGAGTGGACGCTTTCCGCGAGCATCGACGAGGAGCCGCTGAAGAGGTATGCCACGAATTTGGCTACAGCGATGGCTAGGTTGGCGGCGAGTGCCGCCACGATCGCCTTGGTACCGCCCGACGCGCTCATGGGTGCAGGGTGTCCTTCCTAGCCACTGACTACCGGCCGCACATTGTTGCAGCCCGTGGGAGGGACGCTACGTCAGACCACCACGGTGGCTCGGAAGATCGTCCCGCTTCCGGACAGTTCGACCTTTTCGCCCGCCGGTACGAAGACCGACTCGCCGGGCCGCAGGGCCAGTTCGCCGGCCTGCGGGGAACCGGCCGTGCAGAGCAGGATCTGCGGGGGCCCGTCCGCGAGCACCTGGGGGGCTCCGCCGGGCGCCAGGAGGAAGCGGGAGAGCCGGAATTCGTCGATGGGGGTCTCGTAGACCTCCTCGCCCTCGGGGGACGCCTCGGGGCGCAGTACGCCCGGGTCGCTGGGCTCGAACTTCACGATCTTCAGCAGCTCCGGCACATCCACGTGCTTGGGGGTGAGCCCGCAGCGCAGCACGTTGTCGGAGTTGGCCATGAGCTCGACTCCGAGGCCGTCGAGGTAGGCGTGCGGGATGCCGGCACCGAGGAACATGGCCTCGCCGGGCTGGAGTCGGACGTGATTGAGGAGCATGGCCGCGATCACGCCGGGGTCGCCCGGGTAGTCGTGGACGAGTGAGGCGTAGGGCTTGTACGGGCCTCCGAGGCGTTCGGCGGCGGCCGCGGCCTCGGTCACCGTACGGGCCATCTCCGCGCGGTCCGCGGTCAGTACGGCGGTGAGCACCTCGCGCAGGGCCGCCTCTTCGGGGTGGGCGCGCAACAGGTCGACGTACGGTTCGAGCGAGTCGACGCCGAGGCCGGCGAGGAGTTCGGCGGCCTCCAGGGGCGGGCGGAAACCGCACAGGCCGTCGAAGGGGGTGAGCGCGCAGATCAGCTCGGGCTTGTGGTTGGCGTCCTTGTAGTTGCGGTGGCCCGCGTCGATCGGGACGCCTCGGCGCTCCTCGTCGGCGTAGCCCTCCTTGGCCTGGGCCAGGTCGGGGTGGACCTGGAGGGAGAGCGGGGCGCCGGCGGCGAGGATCTTGAGGAGGAAGGGCAGCCGGGGGCCGAACTTGGCGACGGCGGCCGCGCCGAGCTCGCGCTCGGGGCCGGCGGCGATGACGTCCGACAGGGTGGTCTCGCCGGTTCCGCGGTCGAGGCGGGAGGGGGCGCCGGGGTGGGCGCCCATCCACATCTCGGCCTGGGGCTCACCCGTGGGCTCCACCCCGAGGAGGGTGGGGATGGCGGTGGTGGATCCCCAGGCGTAGGGGCGGATCGTGTTCGTCAGGCGGTCCATCGGTCGTCTTCCTGGATCTGGATGAAGGGGCGGGCACGGATGTGTGCCTCAGGTGCGTCCCCCGGAGGCCAGCGCCAGGTAGGCGGTGGCGAAATCCGTGACGGCGAGGAGTTCGGCGAGCTGTTCCAGCTCCACGCCCTCCTCGGGTTCGAGTTCGCTGATCGCCGTGTCGTGGCTGTGGGCGAGCTCGCGTGCGGCGGGGGCGGCGCTGAGGCCACCGGCCGGCCGGTCACGCAGCAGGACGATGCGGGCGCGAAGGGCCTGGGGTTCGTCGACCCGGTCACGGAAGAAGTCGTCGGGGTCGGCGCCGGCGGCGAACGCCCCGGAGAGCAGGACGCCGTGGGCGGGCAGCGCTTCGGGAAGCACCGCGGACAGGGCGGGGCGGCCGGCGAGCTCGGCGAGGGTCGCGGCGAACCGGCGGCCGGCGGGGGCGGCGCCGGTGCCCTCGCTCCAGATCAGCGGGAGCGAGTCGGCCAGCTCGGCGGCGAGGGTCTTGGCCGGGTTGGAGTAGGTGGCGATGGCGGGCCCGCAGCGTTCGGCGGTCCGGTCGAGCCGGTCGGCGACGAGCTGCAGCGTGTCCGGGGCGGCGGTGATCAGGCCGACCTTGTCGAGGAGCAGCAGCAGCGGCGTCAGCAGGGCCCACAGGGCGCCGGGTCCGGCCGCGGCCGACTCGTCGTACTCCTGGTACGGGGCCTTGGCCATCGGTACGAGGAGCCCGTGCGCGCCGTCCACCGCCTCGCTCAGCGGTGAGCGCTCGGGGGCGACGGCCACGACGGTGCAGCCGCGGCGGTACGCCTGCTCGGCGAGGACGGCGAGTCCGGGCTCGGTGCCGTCGGTGGTGGCGAGGAGCAGCAGGTCGACGGGCCCGGCCCAGCCCGGCAACGCCCAGCGCAGCGCGCCGGCCGCGTGGGCGACGCCGGTGGGATCGAGCCGGATGACGGGCGCGGAGGCTCCGGCGAGGGCGCCGAGCAGGTCGGCGACGCCGGTGGCGGCGGTGCCGGGCCCGGCGATCAGGACGGAGCGCGGCCGGCCGTCGGGGCGCAGCTCGCCGAGGCCCGCCTCGGTCGCGTGCCGGACCGCGGTGCGGACTCTGGCGCCGGCTTCGGCGGCGCCGCGGAGCAGGCCGCGGCGGTCGGAGCGGGCGAGGTCGTCGGGGGCGTCGAGGAGCGACTCGTCGAGCATGCGGGCTCCCTAATCAGGCGGGGCGGCGGGCCTCGTCCACGAGGAGGACCGGGATGCCGTCCCGGACGGGGTACGCGAGGCCGCAGTCCTGGCCGGTGCAGATCAGCTCGGGGGCCGTCTCGTCGGCCGACTTGTCCTGGAGGGGCGAGTGGCAGGCGGGGCAGGCGAGGATCTGCAGGAGTCCGGCTTCGAGCGGCATGGGGCGATTCCCTTCGGGCATGCGGTTGGGGGGTCAGCGTACCGCCGAGTCACCTCCGGTGCGGGCCGACGGTGGCCGACGGTCGCCGGTGCGGCGCCCGTGCGGGCCGGGTGGGCGCCGGGGCTCCGCCCCTCGGGGGAACCCCGGCTCTGCCGGGCACCGGGCTCTGCCCGGACCCGCGCCTCGAACGCCGGCGGGGCCGACTTCGGCCCGGCCGGCACTCGAAGGTGCCCGGCGGGGCTGACTTCGCCCGGGCTAGATCTTGCGGATGAGGGCCAGGACCTCGTCGCGGGTCTTCGCCAGGGTGGCGGCGTCGCGGGCCTCGACGTTCAGGCGGAGCAGGGGCTCCGTGTTGGAGGCGCGGACGTTGAACCACCAGTCGGTCGAGGTCGCGGTCAGGCCGTCGAGCTCGTCCAGGGTGACGTCCTCGCGGGCGCCGTAGATGTCCTTGATCTCGGCGACGCGGGCGGCCTGGTCGGCGACCGTCGAGTTGATCTCGCCCGAGCCCTCGTAGCGGTCGTACGAGGAGACCAGGGAGGAGAGGGTGCCCTGCTGGCCGCCGAGGGCCGCCAGGACGTGGAGCGCGGCGAGCATGCCGGTGTCCGCGTTCCAGAAGTCCTTGAAGTAGTAGTGCGCGGAGTGCTCGCCGCCGAAGATGGCGCCGGTCTTGGCCATCTCCTCCTTGATGAAGGAGTGGCCGACGCGGGTGCGGACGGGGGTGCCGCCGTGCTCGCGGACGACCTCGGGGACGGACCAGGAGGTGATCAGGTTGTGGATGACGGTGCCCTTGCCGCCGTTGCGGGCCAGCTCGCGGGCCGCGACCAGGGCGGTGATCGCCGACGGGGAGACGGCCTCGCCGCGCTCGTCGACGATGAAGCAGCGGTCGGCGTCGCCGTCGAAGGCGATGCCGAGGTCCGCGCCTTCGGCCAGTACGCGGGCCTGGAGGTCCACGATGTTCTTCGGGTCGAGGGGGTTCGCCTCGTGGTTCGGGAACGTCCCGTCCAGCTCGAAGTACATGGGGACCAGGTCGAGGGGGAGGCCCTCGAAGACGGTGGGGACGGTGTGGCCGCCCATGCCGTTGCCCGCGTCGACGACGACCTTGAGCGGGCGGATGGCGGTGAGGTCGACCAGGCCCGTCAGGTGCGCGGCGTAGCCGGCGAGGGTGTCCTGCTCGGTGATCGTGCCGGGGACGGTGCCGGCGGCGATGGCGGGGGCGCCCTGGTCGGTCCACTGCTCCGCCAGCTCGCGGATGCGCGAGAGGCCGGTGTCCTGGCCCACGGGGGCCGCGCCGGCGCGGCAGAGCTTGATGCCGTTGTACTGGGCCGGGTTGTGGGAGGCCGTGAACATCGCGCCGGGGAGGTTCAGCTCGCCGGACGCGTAGTACAGCTGGTCGGTGGAGCACAGGCCGATCAGGGTGACGTCCACGCCGCGGGCGGCCGCACCGCGCGCGAAGGCGGCGGACAGGCCCGGGGAGGAGGGGCGCATGTCGTGGCCGATCACGATCGCCGTGGCGCCGGTGACCTCGACGAAGGCGGCTCCGAACAGTTCGGCCAGCGGCTCGTCCCATTCGTCCGGTACGACGCCTCGTACGTCATATGCCTTGACGATGTTCGTAAGATCTGCGGCCACTGCCTGCCCTCCTGAGGTGTTCTGTGCGGTTCGGCAAACCTACCTCGAACCTGGAGGGGCTTTTCAGACGGTCCTGGCGTCAGGAATCGGGCGAACGCAAGACCCGCAGGTGTCCGCGACGGGTCTCGCCGGGGACCGGGCGGCCTTGACCGGAACCGCCGGCCTCCGCCGCCCGCTCGGGCGGGCGGGCCGCCTCGCGGACGGCGTTGGCGAGGGCTTCGAGGTCGTCGCCGCTGGGGCGGGACGGCCCGGAGCCGTCGGACAGGCGCACGACGTCCCAGCCCCGGGGGGCGGTCAGGCGCTCCGAGTGCTCGGCGCACAGGTCGTAGCAGTGGGGTTCGGCGTAGGTGGCGAGCGGGCCGAGAACTGCGGTCGAATCGGCGTAGACGTACGTCAGTGTCGCGACGGCAGGGCGGCCGCACGCAGTGCGCGAACAGCGACGTACAAGGCTCACGACGTTGGACGGTACCGCACTCTTGACCGGGCCGCGACGACTCCACCGCCGCTCACTCCCCCGTGTCGTGCTCAGGGCTACCCTG comes from Streptomyces virginiae and encodes:
- a CDS encoding SIS domain-containing protein codes for the protein MLDESLLDAPDDLARSDRRGLLRGAAEAGARVRTAVRHATEAGLGELRPDGRPRSVLIAGPGTAATGVADLLGALAGASAPVIRLDPTGVAHAAGALRWALPGWAGPVDLLLLATTDGTEPGLAVLAEQAYRRGCTVVAVAPERSPLSEAVDGAHGLLVPMAKAPYQEYDESAAAGPGALWALLTPLLLLLDKVGLITAAPDTLQLVADRLDRTAERCGPAIATYSNPAKTLAAELADSLPLIWSEGTGAAPAGRRFAATLAELAGRPALSAVLPEALPAHGVLLSGAFAAGADPDDFFRDRVDEPQALRARIVLLRDRPAGGLSAAPAARELAHSHDTAISELEPEEGVELEQLAELLAVTDFATAYLALASGGRT
- the lepB gene encoding signal peptidase I — translated: MEHRPGRKLGIWAIVLLISGVALNVGAVALMVSRFEPLYFAGDSMLPTLGDGDELLLRKDPAQVRRGDVVGYRSVAWQRPYLSVGRVVAVEGDHIAYAKGDATLTLNGQPLDEPYVLGGAPGDPGLSFAVSVPKGRVFVLGDNRGNSADSRYFPELQYGTLAVSDVTGVSVPWENALMLTCGVASWVGSLALPVALGLGIAARVARRKQPVPAGPVWGAVHLEDS
- the ahcY gene encoding adenosylhomocysteinase; translated protein: MDFKVADLSLAAFGRKEITLAEHEMPGLMSIRAEYAEAQPLAGARITGSLHMTVQTAVLIETLVALGADVRWASCNIFSTQDHAAAAIAVGPNGTPENPQGVPVFAWKGETLEEYWWCTEQALTWPNTPTGGPNMILDDGGDATLLVHKGVEFEKAGSAPDPSTADSEEYAYILTLLNRTLGESPQKWTQLASEIRGVTEETTTGVHRLYEMMSEGTLLFPAINVNDAVTKSKFDNKYGCRHSLIDGINRATDVLIGGKVAVVFGYGDVGKGCAESLRGQGARVIVTEIDPICALQAAMDGYQVATLDDVVETADIFITTTGNKDIIMAADMAKMKHQAIVGNIGHFDNEIDMAGLAKVDGIVKDEVKPQVHTWTFPDGKVLIVLSEGRLLNLGNATGHPSFVMSNSFADQTLAQIELFTKPQEYPTEVYVLPKHLDEKVARLHLDALGVRLTTLRPEQAAYIGVQVEGPYKPDHYRY
- a CDS encoding cation diffusion facilitator family transporter, which gives rise to MSASGGTKAIVAALAANLAIAVAKFVAYLFSGSSSMLAESVHSLADSGNQGLLLLGGKKAQREATPQHPFGYGRERYIYAFLVSIVLFTVGGMFAIYEGYEKIHDPHPIEAWYWPVGVLLFAIVAESFSFRTAIKESNEIRGKQTWTQFVRRAKAPELPVVLLEDLGALVGLVLALGGVGLALLTGDGVWDGIGTLCIGVLLIAIAIVLAAETKSLLLGEAAGVEEVEKIKAAVVDGDVVTRVIHMRTLHLGPEELLVAAKIAVEGHDTATQVADAINAAEARIREAVPIARVIYLEPDIYRPEATK
- a CDS encoding DUF3499 domain-containing protein, whose translation is MSTTRGSERRWSRRGPVKSAVPSNVVSLVRRCSRTACGRPAVATLTYVYADSTAVLGPLATYAEPHCYDLCAEHSERLTAPRGWDVVRLSDGSGPSRPSGDDLEALANAVREAARPPERAAEAGGSGQGRPVPGETRRGHLRVLRSPDS
- the manA gene encoding mannose-6-phosphate isomerase, class I; the protein is MDRLTNTIRPYAWGSTTAIPTLLGVEPTGEPQAEMWMGAHPGAPSRLDRGTGETTLSDVIAAGPERELGAAAVAKFGPRLPFLLKILAAGAPLSLQVHPDLAQAKEGYADEERRGVPIDAGHRNYKDANHKPELICALTPFDGLCGFRPPLEAAELLAGLGVDSLEPYVDLLRAHPEEAALREVLTAVLTADRAEMARTVTEAAAAAERLGGPYKPYASLVHDYPGDPGVIAAMLLNHVRLQPGEAMFLGAGIPHAYLDGLGVELMANSDNVLRCGLTPKHVDVPELLKIVKFEPSDPGVLRPEASPEGEEVYETPIDEFRLSRFLLAPGGAPQVLADGPPQILLCTAGSPQAGELALRPGESVFVPAGEKVELSGSGTIFRATVVV
- a CDS encoding stage II sporulation protein M; translated protein: MDLDVFVTAHRAEWDRLEQLLGRGRKLTGDEADELVALYQRTSTHLSQIRSTAPDPMLTGRLTQLVARARATVTGTRRAGWRDAALFFTAGFPAAVYRSRRWWIPTALLSTALGVLIGWWIATHPEVQSAIAAPEELKALTQPGGQYETYYSSHPAGSFAAQVWTNNAQAAAICLVLGAFLGIPVLWILFLNMANLGVGIGLMASAGRLDVFLGLILPHGLLELTAVFVAAGMGLRLGWTVIDPGPRTRRTALAEQGRTALGMAIGLAVVLFVSGLIEGFVTPSGLPTWARITIGIAAEVAFLLYVFILGGRAARAGDVGDVEAADQTATLPTAA
- a CDS encoding phosphomannomutase/phosphoglucomutase, with the protein product MAADLTNIVKAYDVRGVVPDEWDEPLAELFGAAFVEVTGATAIVIGHDMRPSSPGLSAAFARGAAARGVDVTLIGLCSTDQLYYASGELNLPGAMFTASHNPAQYNGIKLCRAGAAPVGQDTGLSRIRELAEQWTDQGAPAIAAGTVPGTITEQDTLAGYAAHLTGLVDLTAIRPLKVVVDAGNGMGGHTVPTVFEGLPLDLVPMYFELDGTFPNHEANPLDPKNIVDLQARVLAEGADLGIAFDGDADRCFIVDERGEAVSPSAITALVAARELARNGGKGTVIHNLITSWSVPEVVREHGGTPVRTRVGHSFIKEEMAKTGAIFGGEHSAHYYFKDFWNADTGMLAALHVLAALGGQQGTLSSLVSSYDRYEGSGEINSTVADQAARVAEIKDIYGAREDVTLDELDGLTATSTDWWFNVRASNTEPLLRLNVEARDAATLAKTRDEVLALIRKI
- a CDS encoding RDD family protein, which gives rise to MSDLVTGDAVVLGLRPARLPSRGLAILLDLAVYVTGYVLISVGLTVATASLDLAAQAAVAVATFLLFLVGVPIAVETLSHGRSLGKLACGLRVVRDDGGPIRFRHALVRGSMGVVELILTFGSIACIASLVSARGRRLGDVFAGTLVVRERVPGTRVMPVPPPPPWLAGRFTGLDLSAVPDGLWLAIRQYLTRMNQLDPQVGATMAVRLADDLVARTGAPPPAGVPAAAFLMAVVHERQTRDAARAFRPAPAGPGAGYAPAPAPAPMPMPMPGTMPVVAPVPYVAPAPAARVAPVAPVPPVEAPRAGGFAPPA
- a CDS encoding Trm112 family protein, whose translation is MPLEAGLLQILACPACHSPLQDKSADETAPELICTGQDCGLAYPVRDGIPVLLVDEARRPA